One window of Cohnella hashimotonis genomic DNA carries:
- a CDS encoding cysteine desulfurase codes for MDARALRSEFPILDQEINGHPLVYLDNAATSQKPRSVIDAVKRYYEFDNSNVHRGVHTLGSRATDAYEGAREKVARFLNAASAREIIFNRGTTTGLNMVAGGYARQQLREGDEIVITQSEHHSNLIPWQQAAKATGATLKFIPLQEDGSLKLSDVEATITERTKIVSIAYVSNVMGTVHPVKEIAAIAHKNGAIMVVDGAQSSPHMKVDVRDLDVDFYAFSGHKMCGPTGIGALYGKTALLEKMEPIEFGGEMIDFVELYDSSWKEIPWKFEGGTPIIAGAVGLGAAIDFLESVGLDEIDRHGRELSRYAYGRLSEIEDISIYGPSGNRSGLVTFNLGDVHPHDVATVLDTEGIAIRAGHHCCQPLMRWLKVSATARASFYLYNTEEDVDRLVDALVKTKEFFQL; via the coding sequence ATGGACGCTCGCGCATTAAGAAGCGAATTCCCTATTCTGGATCAGGAAATTAACGGTCATCCGCTCGTCTATCTGGACAACGCCGCGACCTCGCAGAAGCCGCGCAGCGTCATCGACGCCGTTAAGCGGTACTACGAGTTTGACAATTCCAATGTCCACCGTGGCGTGCATACGCTCGGCTCGCGCGCGACGGACGCCTACGAAGGCGCCCGCGAGAAGGTAGCCCGGTTCCTGAACGCCGCTTCTGCGCGCGAGATCATTTTTAACCGCGGCACGACGACCGGTCTCAATATGGTGGCCGGCGGGTACGCCCGTCAGCAGCTGCGAGAAGGCGATGAGATCGTCATCACGCAGTCCGAGCACCACAGCAACCTGATTCCTTGGCAGCAAGCCGCCAAGGCGACGGGCGCGACGCTGAAGTTCATTCCGCTCCAGGAGGACGGCAGCCTGAAGCTCTCCGATGTGGAGGCGACGATCACCGAGCGCACCAAGATCGTGTCGATCGCCTACGTGTCCAACGTGATGGGCACGGTCCATCCGGTCAAGGAAATCGCGGCCATCGCCCACAAGAACGGCGCGATCATGGTCGTGGACGGCGCGCAAAGCTCGCCCCACATGAAGGTCGACGTACGCGATCTCGACGTAGATTTCTATGCGTTTTCCGGCCACAAAATGTGCGGCCCGACGGGAATCGGCGCCTTGTACGGCAAGACGGCGCTGCTCGAGAAAATGGAGCCGATCGAATTCGGCGGCGAGATGATCGACTTCGTCGAGCTGTACGATTCGAGCTGGAAGGAGATCCCGTGGAAGTTCGAGGGCGGCACGCCGATCATCGCCGGCGCGGTCGGCCTCGGCGCCGCGATCGACTTCCTCGAGTCGGTAGGTCTGGACGAGATCGATCGTCACGGCAGAGAGCTGTCCCGGTACGCTTACGGTCGCCTGTCCGAGATCGAGGATATCTCGATCTACGGGCCGAGCGGCAACCGCTCGGGGCTCGTCACGTTTAATCTCGGCGATGTGCATCCGCACGATGTTGCCACGGTGCTCGACACCGAGGGCATCGCCATCCGCGCCGGACACCATTGCTGCCAGCCGCTCATGCGCTGGCTCAAGGTGAGCGCGACGGCGCGGGCAAGCTTTTACCTTTACAACACCGAAGAAGACGTCGACCGGCTGGTGGACGCGCTGGTCAAGACAAAGGAGTTTTTCCAGTTATGA
- the sufU gene encoding Fe-S cluster assembly sulfur transfer protein SufU produces the protein MSQLDDLYRRVIMDHYKNPRNRGTMDDESVTVNLNNPTCGDRISLQLHIEDGVVKNARFTGEGCSISMSSASMMTDAVKGKSTDEALALAGKFSSLMKGEQVEFDEYEDIDALSGVGKFPARIKCATLAWNALRKGVEHEGQGKVEENVEQ, from the coding sequence ATGAGCCAGTTGGACGATTTATACCGCCGTGTTATCATGGATCACTATAAAAACCCGCGCAACCGCGGGACGATGGACGACGAATCCGTCACCGTCAACCTGAACAACCCGACCTGCGGCGACCGCATCTCGCTGCAGCTGCACATCGAAGACGGCGTCGTGAAGAACGCCCGCTTTACCGGCGAGGGCTGCTCGATCAGCATGTCCTCGGCGTCGATGATGACGGATGCGGTCAAGGGCAAGTCGACGGACGAAGCGCTGGCGCTGGCCGGCAAGTTCTCATCCCTGATGAAGGGCGAGCAGGTCGAGTTCGACGAGTACGAGGACATCGACGCGCTGTCCGGCGTCGGCAAGTTCCCGGCCCGGATCAAATGCGCCACCCTCGCCTGGAACGCGCTGCGCAAGGGCGTCGAGCACGAAGGGCAAGGCAAGGTTGAAGAAAACGTCGAGCAGTAA